The sequence GGTGAGTACTGGGCGCCACTGTGTCCGGCCTTGGCCTTCGTAAGTTGAGGAAAGACATGTTACTGAAATGACTTTCTATAAAATAATAGGAAAGGGAATAGGGTGGAACCATGAACTTAAACTCTAGAGtcaaggggacagggaggggcagccAACAAATTGGTCACTTTGTGGCTGGCTTCTTCCAGGTAAAAAGTGGACATTGGGGACCCTCAGCACCCTGTGCCTCCTCTGGAGAGTGGAGGTAACATGCTCTGCTCTGCCTGCTCTACGAAGTTTCGAGAAGAGCCAACTAACCAGAATTAACACTCACTCGGCTTCTATCATGAGCTAGTGGAAGTGCCGAGCACTTCAGCTGGAGTTTCCTGAGCCCAGCAGCTTTGGGGACAGGCACCAATGTCCCCACATCACCCCGGGGGAAGCCTAGGCATAGAGAGctgaaataacttgcccaaagtgaGAGACACAGTAAACGGTAGAGCTGGGACCTGAGTCAAAAGACCTGCTTCTAGGCTCTCACTGTGCCGCGCTGCCTTGGGGCAAATGCTCTTTCACAAAAAAGTGAGGCACATCGGGTGGACCCGTGGCCCTGGCCACCAGAGTGCAGGGGGGAAACCAGTGTGGAAGGAAACACACCAGGGGCTCTCGTGCTCTGGGAGAGTGGGAGGAGCCCGACCCCCTGTGAGGGGTGCCACAGCACCCTGTTGCCCCCCTCATCCTCAAAGCCCCAGAAGGGTCCATTCCCCTTGCTTCATGCACGAGGAGGCCCAGAGGTCTCGGTGCGTGTCAGTGGTGAGCCCGCAGGGAGCCAGCTCTGTGGGACCTGAGTGCTCTGGCTGGGCACAGTGTTCCGGGTCTGACGGGGGTTTGCAGACAGCCTTGTCCCATTCTAATTTCTTCTTGCCCAGAGCCAGGTTCCTTTGATTCCTCCTGACACTCCCCACCCAGTTCGaatcttcccccttctctcctctttgaAAGAGTTGGGACCCATGGTGTGTGCTTAAGGGGTCTGAAAAAGGCTGTCTTTCCTGAATGCTTTCGTTACCATCCAGCTTCTTCCTTCAGGAGCACTGACCTTCTGGCGAGGGGGGCTCTGGAgctgggccccctcccctggggagaCGATACAGTCGCAAGCACATGCTTTGGGGGTGCACAGCCACTCCTggagctgggctgcaggagggctTTGGAAATGTCAAAACCAAGAgtgagtgggtggaggtgggggagcttCTGAAAACCAGTTGTGCTATTTCACCATCCACCTTTCTCAGACCCTGAAATCTCATGAGTGGAAAAGATGTGGGACTTACAGAGACAAAAAcaataaaccaaaccaaaacccACACCCCCTGACACCATAACCCAATTTTCAATACAGGAATCAATGGACAAACCCCAAAGCACCCTGCAGACCTCAGGCTGAGTGGTCCAATTCCTCAGCAGCCCTGTGACACTCTTACTGCCCCCAGCGTGCGGCGAGCCCAGGCGAGTGGGAAGTAGGACGGTGGGAGGCTTTCAGGAGGTCGCCCCGGCCCCGGGTGAACTGGGGAGGGGGCAAAAGCCAGACGTGGGCCTCTGAGAATTTCTGCCCCTGATTCCTTTGCACCTTTGATCCTTTCAATCCTCACTGTTCAGTACAGCAGCCACTCGCCACACGTGCTGCTAAGCATGTGGAACACGGCCAGCCTGGCCCGAGCTGTGCTCTTCATGTGAAACACATGCAGTGCTTAGTATAAGAGGGGAATACCaaatatttcagtaataattTCATCTTGATTACACTTCGAAATGATACTGCTGATAAATTGGgttaaataacatatattaaGTGAATCTcatgtgtttctttttactttttaaacatggctgacagaacattttaaattacatctgGGGCTCACAGTATAATTCTACAGGATGTGCTGACTTCACTCATAAGGAACTGCAGCTTCTAAGGACCGGAAGGGGTCTTGAAGGCCATCAGAAACCCCAtgacacagatgagaaaactgaggcccaatgaggagacagaggcccAAAGGCACACAGTGAATTTGCAACAGAATTTGCAGCTGGTCTTGGGATCCAGTCTCCTCATTCCCTGCAAGTCTGGGTAAGGGTCTGAGCCACAGGCTCACATGCAGAATGTGAGGCATCTGCCCCTCACTGGCCCTGTGTGCCCGCATGGGGGATTTCTGAGACCATCCTCAGGCCTGGGGACTCAGCTCATTCCAGCCACAGTCTCAGGTGGGCCCGATGTGGCTGAAAAGACAGTGCTGTTCTGTCCCCATAAGAAACAGTGATGCTTCTAAGCATCTCATTCACAGTGGGAATTATAACAGTACCTACTTCCCAGCATGGTCAGCAGCATTAAGTGAGAGAACTACGTAAAACATTTGCATGTGCTTGGCCCTGGGGGAGTCTCAGAGTATGCTTTCTGTTACTGTTAGCTGTAGTGACTGTTCACGGCCATCGTCCCCTTCTGAGGAGTCGGGTTTTCTGAGAGTGGGGGTAGCCCCCATGCCTGGGGCATGCCCGACAAATGGTAGGCACTCCATGCTATCGATAACACTGAACCTGGATCTTACCCACAGTCAGCTGAGTTCCCTTCCCGAAGGTCAGCTCCGGGGTCCCGACGGTCATGCAGAAGTAGATACCGCTGTCTTCAGGCTTCACGCTTTTGAGGCTGAGAACGGCCTGGGTTGACGTCTGCTTTACAGTTAGTTCCTCCGGCCCCACATTGTTGCCATACACAAGCTGATTTGCAGGATCCCAGAAGGCTAGGAACTCGTAATGACTGTTCATGCTTGGGGTCTGGAGCTGTCTCAGCCAGTAGATGCGCATGTTAGGAGGGGGGGTTTTGACTTCACAGACTATGTCCACCTTTGTGTTGTTCTGAGCCACTTCAGATGAAGGGGTCTGCTGGTGCACCATGGTGCTGCGGAGAGCTACgagaagcagagggaacagaGACCATCAGCACATCTTCCTGGCCACCGAGGTGGAGCCTCAGAGCCACCCTGAATCGAGTATCAAAGGAAAAGCCATGGAAGAACCTGCTCATTGCAGGGTCCAAAGGCTGTTGTACATTCGGCTTATGGTTCCTGGGTGTGAGAACTCGGGCACCCCACCTCTCAGGAGACCATTTGCAAGGTGGGTGTTTCCTCTGCCAGCTTTACAAAGGGAATGGGGGAGACCGCTGCCATTTGTTGGTGGCATGCTTACCAGCCTGGCTCTTTGCATGATTATCTTAATCAAGACTCAATCTCACTTGGGGATTTTTATCTCCattacacagatgaggaaactgaggcctgaagtTACTTGTTCAAAAATCCCACTTATAGCTGGTAAGTGACCTGGGATTCAGACTCAAAGATTCAAAGTCTGAAGTCAAAGCCTTTCATTTCGCCCTGCTGCAACTCTCCACACAGACCTTCAGCAGGCTGCAAGCAGCTGGAGGAGACCCAGGGCACGCTGGGAGAGGAGGTAAGAATCACAGGCAGAGCATGGGGCTGGGCTGGCCAACCTAAAAGAGGGCCAGCCACAGTTTCTGGACATGGATGACAACCAACACTCACTACCCCCGGGTAGGCACAATTAATGACCATCATTCCCCAGCCCAGCAGTTGAAGGGTCACTGGATCCCCTTCCTGAGTGGAGGGACAGACACCCCAGAAGCAGGGCTGGGAGCTCATTTTGGTCTCAGACAGGAAGCACTGCATGTAGAAAGCTGTTCACGGAAAACTGGAGCACAACTCAGAGACCTGGCCTTGAACCCAAACCCTGCCCCTCACCAGTTGTGGAACCTAAGGCGAGTCATGGAGCCTGTCTCTTCTGTTTGAAAAGAGGGTGATCTAAGGCCGTTGGTCTGACTGCCTCTGAGGTCTAGAATGTCTAAGAAAGCAAACTGTAAAGCACTGTACGTGGGCAAATCATGGTTCATGTGTCTCACATATCAGAGGCTGTTACTGGCAGAAAATTAAATCTTAAGGAATGGGTCTTTTGCTGCAGAGTCCAAAAAACTGAATCTGACTCAGCAAGCCTTTCATTTCAGCTGTTGGGTGGAGGGAGAGCGCAGGCCACAGCAGAGACCCAGGAGCAGTGAGACACAGATCTGGCTGAGCAGAAGAGGCCAgagaatggtgtgtgtgtgtgtgtgtgtgcgcacacgcaccccccccccccccccccgaggagcTGGCTTATTGAGGTGGTGGCCTATGCCCATAATCCTGCCTACACTGTTCTCAGGCTCCAGAGCGGCCTTTTCTAATACTGATGAAGTGAACTTAAACTTTTTGACTCCACTCTCATCACTCCAGGTTTCCGCTTGTATCAAGAATGAAATGGTACCTGGGGCCCAAGTGGCTGCTGGGCCTTTGCTTTTCCCTCCAAATACCATACTGCCTCTTTTAGCAGAGTAGTGGTTCTTT is a genomic window of Phyllostomus discolor isolate MPI-MPIP mPhyDis1 chromosome 6, mPhyDis1.pri.v3, whole genome shotgun sequence containing:
- the CD8B gene encoding T-cell surface glycoprotein CD8 beta chain, which produces MPLWLCLLLAAAQSAALRSTMVHQQTPSSEVAQNNTKVDIVCEVKTPPPNMRIYWLRQLQTPSMNSHYEFLAFWDPANQLVYGNNVGPEELTVKQTSTQAVLSLKSVKPEDSGIYFCMTVGTPELTFGKGTQLTVVDVLPTTAQPTKKTTTKKRRCRPFPSLVPQKGPRCGPLTLGLLVTGAVILLVSLAVSIHLYCLRRKARLRFMKKFYK